The nucleotide sequence CCCCATTGTTGCTTCCTCCGTGTTGAAAAGCCTTTCGCTTGTCCGCCGCGCGATTTCCCCACCCCGCGACGCCGTATGCCGTAAAATAACCCCAGCCGTCCACGTTCCCGTCATTTCGCCTGGACTTGCGCCCCGAGCACTTCCCCGACGGCGGCCTTGAGCCGTTCGAAATCGCCGCCTTTTTCCACCTGGCGGTGGCCCAGTCCGGCGGCGTCTGCGCCGGCGTAGACATGCAGCACCACCGCCAGGTCCGGATAGAGCCGGGTCAGCAGCGGAACCAAGGAGCCGCCGTCAGGGTCGGCGATTTCGTCGTCGAGCACGAGCAGGTCCACCCCGACCGGCGAAGCCAGCCGCATCAGGACTTCGGCGCCGGAGCCGGCGGTGACGACGCCGTAGCCCTCGCGCGCGAATTCCCGACGCAGCAGTTCGCGGATGTTGGCATTGCGCTCGGCGATGCACAGGGTGGCCTTGGGACGATTCACACAGTGCTCCATGACAGGATTTTGTCCTTCCAAAGGCAAACGCCGTGCCAAAACGAGTTCCGGTGGAATATTTCCAACAGACCGTATTCGCAGGCGTTTCATGACGGTGGCAGCAACGTGTCGGAAAGGTGGCGAGGCAGCCCTGTCAGCTTTTTTTACAGGCTGTCAAAAGCCGAGGGGGTGTCAGGGTTTTTGCCGCCGTTGCCGTGCGGCGGGTCGGGCCTTGTCTGGAGGTGACGTGTAGGCGGGCTGGTTCGGGCTTTGTCCGCGCATGGCGCATTTTGTCGGCGTAGCCTTGCACGATGCCTCGGCGCATCTGCCCAGGAGCGCCAAGGCGGCCCTGGCGGAGGGGATCGGTGCTCACTGATGCGGGATTCTATGCGCTCCGGGCCGCCCGTACGTGCGCCGGGACGCCAACGGGGGAGCGACACTAGCTGATACGGGATTCGATGCGCAGGCCGTATTTTTCGATCTTGGCGATGAGCGTGGGCCGGGACAGGCCAAGCAGCCGGGCGGCCTGGGAGCGGTTGCCGCCGGTGGCCTCCAGGGCTAGGCGGATGACCATATGCCCGAAGCGGTCCATGAGTTCCTCGAACAGCCCGTCGCGGCCCGAGGCCAGTTCCCGGCGGATGGTTTCGGCGATGGGGTCGCCGTCTTCGCCCGTGGCTGCTTCGGCTCCCTGGCGCAGGGGCGCGCCCAGGGCCTTTCGCACCTCGTCCGGGGACAGCGGCGCGCCCCGGCTGAAGATGAGGGCTTTTTTGAGCACGTTGCCCAGTTCCCGGACATTGCCCGGCCAGTCGTGGGCGGTAAGCTTCGCCATGGCCTCCGGGCTGACTCCGGGGTCGGACTGGCCCATCTCCCGGGCATGGCGCGACAGGAAATAGCGCACCAAAAGGGGAATGTCCCCGGGCCGCTCGCGCAAGGGGGGCAGGGCCAGGGTCACCACCTTGAGGCGGTAGTAGAGGTCTTCGCGGAACTGCCCCTGGCGCACGGCGGCTTCCAGGTCGCGGTTGGTGGCCGCGATGATGCGCACGTCCACGGGTATGACCTGCCGCCCGCCCAGGCGTTCGACGTTTTTTTCCTGCAACAGCCGCAACAGCTTGGCCTGGATGGCCATGGGCATGTCGCCGATCTCGTCGAGAAAGACCGTGCCGTGGTTGGCCTGCTCGATCTTGCCCACCTTGCGGCCGGCCGCGCCGGTGAAGGCTCCCTTTTCGTAGCCGAACAGCTCGGATTCGAGCAGCGTCTCGGGGATGGCCACGCAATTGATGACCAGAAAGGGTTTATCGGCCCGCAGGGAATGCTGGTAGACGGCCCGGGCCACCAGCTCCTTGCCGGCCCCGGATTCGCCGCGCACCAGCACGGTGGCGTCGGTGGGAGCGGCCCGGCCGATGGCCTTGTAGAGCTCCTGCATGGCCGGGCTTTGGCCGATGATGGCCTCGGTCGCGGCCTCGGCGTCAACGCCCACGGCCACGCGGCTGCGCATGGAACGCCCGGCGGCCACGGCCTTGTCGATGAGCTTCAGGATTTCCGGGATGTCGAAGGGCTTTAAAATGTAGTCGTAGGCCCCCATCTTGGTGGCCTCGATGGCGATTTCGGTGGTGCCGTAGGCGGTCATGATGATGACCGGCAGGCGCGGTTCGATCTCGCGCATGGCGGCGTAGGCCTCCAGCCCCGAGATGCCGGACATGCGCACGTCCATGACCACGGCGTCGGGCACGGCTTCGCGCACGGCGGCGATGCCGGCCTCGCCCGAGGAGGCGGCGCGCACGTCGTGGCCCTCGGCGGCCAGCAGGCGCTCGAAGCTCTGGCGCAACTGGTGGTCGTCGTCCACGATCAGGATCTGTGCCATCCCCGTTCCCCTTCATACGGAAAGACCATGGTGAAGGTCGTGCCCCTTGTTTCGGGGGACATGACCGTGATCCAGCCGCCGTGCTCCTCAACGATGCGGCGCACGATGGCCAGCCCCAGGCCCGAGCCTTCGCCCTTGGTGGTGAAAAAGGGCTGGAAGACGCGGTCAATAAGCGGCGGCGGGATGCCCGGGCCGTCGTCGGACACCCGCAGGGCCACCACCCGGCCGTAGGGTTCGATGACGCCGGTTTCCTCGCGGATGACGATGGAGCCGCCCTCGACCATGGCTTCGCAGGCGTTGAGCACGAGGTTGACCAGAGCTTCCTTGAGCTGGTCCGGGTCGGCGCTGATTTCCGGCAGCCGGCGCGAACGCTCCACGGTCACCGACACGTCGTAGGACTCCAGGCGATGGCGCAGCAGGGTCAGCGTCGTATCGACCACCGCCGACAGGCTCACGGGCTGGGCCACGAGCTTGGGCGGCCGGGCGAATTCCAGGAAATTGCGCACGATGGTGTCGATGTGGCCGATCTCCTCGGCGATGACCTCGAAGTCCTCCTGCTGGGAAGCGTCGAGCTTGAGTCCGCGCTCCAGGGAAAACAGGCGCATTTTGACCGAGGTGAGGGGATTGCGGATGGTATGGGCCACGCCGGCGGCCAGTTTGCCGGCCATGGCCAGCTTTTCCGATTGCATCAAATGGTCGCGGCTTTGCTCCAGATCCAGATGGGCCTGGTCCACGTCCTTTTCCAGGTCGCGGAACTTCTGGCCGATGGCCTTGACCTCGTCGGACAGGCCGGCGGCCACGTCCTTGCCGGCCTCGCCCCAGGCCAGGCGGCGGATGGGGTCGAGGATCTGGCCGACCAGGACGTAGGCCAAAAAAAAGCCCAGGCTGGCGTTTAAAACTACGCCCATGACGGCCACGCCCATGACCAGATCGGTGCGCTCCAGATAGACTTGGCTCGTGTGGCGCATGCGCTCGCGGTAGTAGGCCTTGTAGCGGTCGCAGCGTTCGCGCAGGCCGTCGAAGTCCTCGCGCAGGCCCCAATGCTGTTTCTTGGCGTCGTCGGCCCGGTCCTGCCGGTACAGGGCGATGACGCCGTCCTTGGCGTCGGCGTAGCGCCGGTAGGCCAGGGCGATGTCCTCGACCAGGGCGCTGGCTTCGGGGTTGGTCCGGTCCTCGCCGATGCGGTCCAGCCAGAGTTCGAAGGCGCGCCGGCTCTCGTCGAGCTTGGCCAGCCAGGCCGGGTCCTGGCTCAGGTAATAATAGGTGGCGTAGCCTTTTTGGTTGAGCAGGGCGTTTTCCAGCTCGTGGGCGGCGGTCAGGGCCGCCAGATCCTTGTCGGCCGTGGTGGTGTAGAGGTCCCGGGCCATGGAGGCATAGAGGATCATGATGACCGGCCCGACCATGTTGACCAGAAGCAGGCCGCCCAGGAGCAGGTAGACCCGGGCGCGCAGCCCGAGCTTGGCGGTCAGGGATTTGCGGGATTTGGCGGAGGCGTTTGGCATGGCTGGCGGGGAAGGCCCTTGGTTGCGCAGGGTTGCCCGTCGGCGGCGGTCGCGGACGGGAGCGGACGCCGACAGTCCTAGCGCGGCCAGGGCCGGCTGGCAATGACCGGGCCGGAGCCGGGCGGGCGGCCTCGGGACGCGACAACGCTTCGGTCCGGGATGTCGGGGCGGAGCAGGCCGGGACGGGGCAGGGCGGCCTAGGACCGGGGGGACGCAAAAACGCCCCGGCCTGGAGGGCCGGGGCGGAGGGAGCAAAAGGGCTGTCGCCACGGTCACGGCGGCACGAATCCGGTCTGTCGGGGCGCGCCTCATGCCGGGGCGCGTCTGCCGACAACCGTCGTCGTTCAGGAAGGCAGGGCCTTCTTGCCGGACCGTGCGCCGGGCAGGGCTTTCACGCCGGAGCGCGCCTCGGGCAGGGCGGCTGGCCCGCCGCAGGCGTCGCCGCCCAGGGTCACGATGAGCCGGCCCAGCTCCTCGGCCATGGCGGCCAGGGCATGGGCGGCCCGGCTGGTGGCCTCGACCCCGGCCACGTTGTCCTCGGCCACGCCGCTGATTTCGGTGATGGCCCGGCTGATCTGCTCCGAGGCGGCGGACTGTTCCTCGGCCGAGGCGGCGATGGACTGGACCGCGCCGCTGGTGGCGTCGGCGTTGCCGACAATGGCCAGAATGGCCTGGCCGGAACGGCCGGCCAGGGCGTTGGCCTCGGTGACGGCGGCAACGGCCTCATCCATGCCGCGGATGTTGCGGCCGGCGGCCTCCTGGATAGCCCGGATGCGCGATTCCACTTCCTTGGTGGCCACCATGGTCTTTTCGGCCAGCTTGCGTACCTCGTCGGCCACCACGGCAAAGCCGCGCCCGGCATCGCCGGCCCGGGCCGCCTCGATGGCGGCATTGAGCGCCAAGAGGTTGGTCTGGTCGGCGATGTCGTTGATGACGCCGACCACCTCGCCGATGGATTGGGCTTCCTGGCCGAGATGGCCCATGTCGCCCTTGAGCGCCACGGCGATGCCGTTGACGGCGGTCATGGACTCGCCGGCTTGCTTGACCACCTCGGCCCCGGCCACAGCGTTGTCGCGGGTGGTTTCGGCGTTTTTGGCGGCTTGGCCGGCATTGGCGGCGATTTCAAGGATGGTGGAATTCATCTGCGTGACGGCCGAGGCGGTCTCGTCCACCCGGCGGCGCTGGAGTTCGACGCCGGCCGCCGACTGTTCGGTCTGGCTGGAGAGTTCCTGGGCCGCGCCGGAAAGCCGGCGCGAGATGTCGGCGGCCTGTTCGGCCACGGTCTTCATGCAGGATAAGGTCTTGGCCAGTTCCTCTTCCTTGCGCATGGCCTCGCGCATGGCCTCCTCGGCGGCCTGGGCGCTGCGTGCGGCCTCGGCCTGCTTCTCCTCGACTTGGCGCATCTGGACTTTCAGGTTGTCCACCATGGCCGTGGTGTCGTCGCGCAGGGCGGCGAATTCGGCCTCGAAGCGGCCGGCGGGCTTGGCCTCCAGGTCGCCCGAGGCCACCTTGCGGGAGTAGGCTCCCAGGGCGGCCAGGGAATTGGAGATGCCGCGCACGATCCATAGGATGACCAGCAGCACGACCACGGCCAGGCCGACTTCCACGGCGACCTGGGCCCGGTCAACGATGTCGTCGGTTTCGTGGCGCTTGTCGGCGTAATGCTTTTCGATCTTCTCGAAGGGCGGCATGAGCTTGCGGCCGCTTTCCACCATGGCCGCCGTCACCTGCTTGGCCTTGGCCGAAGCATCGACATAAGCCATGAAGCTGCGCTGGTAGGCGTCGATGACGGCGTCAAAGCCCTTTTTCTGGGCGGCAGAGAGGTCTTCGGCGGCGGCGACCATAGCGTGGAGCTTTTTCACGCCGTCCTGGACCTTGACGACGTAGGAGGTCTCGTCACGCAGCTGCCAGTTTTTTTCGTGGCGGCGGATGGTGAGCAGCAGGATCTGGAAATCCTTGTCGGCGATGGGGGCGAATTTGTCGTCGAGGTCCCGGGCGGCGTAGACGAAATCCCGCATGATGCCTTCATGCTCGGTGAAGCCCTTGGCTTTTTCGATGGCGGCCAGCTCGTCAAAGCTTTTTCCGTAGGCGGTCAGCTCGGCCAGGGCTTGCCCGGCCTCGCCGGCCAGGGTGTTGTCGCGGCGCAGGATGTCCTCGACATTGGCCCGCACCTTGCCGATGTGCTGGCTGACGGCGCTTACGGTGGACGGGTCGTGGCGCAGCAGGAAATTTTTCTCCTCCCGGCGAACTTGCAGCACTTCCACGTAGGCGTTGGCCGCCAGCTCTTCCAGGTTCTGGTAACGCTCGGTGTAATGGCTACCGACCTGATCCGCCGCGAACAGGCAGGCAAACCCCAGGACGCATACGCCTAGCAGCAGGTACAACTTGCTCCGCACTCCCATCGCATCCTCCACGGTTAGGCAAACCCGCCGTCGTCATCGCGGCGACATGTCGTGCTTTCTATACTACAAAAGGCTGAAAGTCATGAAATATCAACCATGCAAGGCCGGGGCCAAGGATTGATTCGGCGTAAATGTCACGAATCGCGGTCCGGGACATGTCGAATCATCAGGAGGAGGCGCGCCGTGGGGTGTGGCAGGTGTCAGCTTATTTGACAGGTTGTCAAAGGCGAGCGGCGTTTGTCGCGACGCGGTGACGAAAGATCAAGGCTGCTTGCGCTGCGCGTCAGGGCAAGGGCGGCGGGCAATAAAATCCACCACGGCGGCGGACAGGGCATCGGGGAACTGGTGCATCATCCAGTGGGAGCCGTTTTCCAGGACTTCCAGCCTGACATTCGAGCCGGGCACGGCGGCGTAGCTGTCCCGAAGGGCTTCGGACAGCCGAAGCGGACACACCCAGTCGTCGCTGCCGGCCAGGATCAGCACCGGCGGCGAGGTTTTGCCAAGCCGGCCGGCCAGGCCCGGCCAGCCCAGCATGGCTGCGTACTGCCGGGACACGGCGGCCAGGTCCAGCGGGCGCGTCCGTGGCCTGACCCGGCCCGCCGCCTCGGGATGGGCCGCGCTCCAGGCGGCGGGAAACATGCTGGCCAGGATGTCCTCCGGTCCCATGGCCCCGAGCCGGTCGGCGGCGGGCCGCACCGAAGCGAACTCGCCGGAGGTGCCCAGAAGCGTCAGGGAACAGACCGCCTCCGGCCGAGACAGGGCGATTTCCTGGGCCACCATGCCGCCCATGGACCAGCCGAGGATGTGGGCTTTTTCGATCTCCAGACCGGCCATAGTTCGGACCACGTCATCGGCCATGGAGGCCAGCGAGATGTCCGCCGCCTCGCCCAAGGGCGTTTCGCCCATGCCCCGGTAGTCCAAAAGCACCAGCCGGTGGCCTCGGGCCAGGGCGTCTATCAAGCCCGCGTCCCACATTTCCTTGGTCATGGCGTAGCCCGTCAGCAGGACCAGGGTCGGCCCCTGGCCCATGACCAAACTGTCCAGGGGCCTGTCCGGCGAGGCGGCGAGGTGATGCGGGGCGGCTGTGGCGTCGGCCCCAAGGGATTCGGCGGCGGTCTGGGACGGTTGCGCCAGGGCCTGGCCGGTCGCCGTCAAAAGGAGCAAGGCCAGCCATATGAGGCCGGCGGCAATAGCGTGTTTTGGTCGTTTGACAAGGCGTGCGGTCGTCATGGCTTCACCAATAGAGTGGATGTCGGAAGTGAGATTGGATAACCGGGCTTTCAAAAGGACGCCGCCTTTCGGAAGCCGCGGCAACGGTGGTTCCTCTTAAAGGCGAACCACCCTGTATCACTTTTCCCGTCGAGGGGGTCCGGGGGGATCATCCCCCCGGTGGGTCCAGGGCAAAGCCCTGGCCGCCGGAGGCGTTCCCTCTTCAACGATTTTACATGTCCCTAGGGACTGACCAGGATGACGACGCGGCGGTTTCTGGCCTGGTTTTCCGGGATGGACCGGCCGGCCGGATCGGTGTTGGGGGCCACGGGCTGGGTGTCGGCCAGGCCTTCCACGCGCAGGTGGTCGCGGGCCACGCCGTGGTCGATGAGGAACCGGGCCACCCGGCTGGCCCGGGCCGAGGACAGCTCCCAGTTGCTGGGGTAGAGCCAGGATTCCATGGGTAGGTTGTCGGTGTGGCCTTCGACGGTCACTTTGTAGGGTGTGCCAGCCAGGGTGGCGGCGATGTCGCGCAAAAGCGGAATGCCGCCGGGTTTGACCTCGGCGCTGGCCAGATCGAAAAAGGCCGCGCCGCGAAGGTTGAGTTCCACGCCGTTGTCCCGGGGCCGCACTTCCACGGCTCCGGCCGTGACGTCGAGCTTGCCGGAGAGTTCCTTGCGGATGTCGTCGAGGCTTTTGCGGGTCGGGCCGGTGCGTTCCTCGCCGGGTTTGGGAGCTTTTTCGGCCGTGGCGTCGGCCGTGGCGTCGGCCTTGGCCGGTTCGGTCCCCTTGGGCTGTTCGCCGGGTTTGGCCGCCTCGGGCGTCTTGGCCGGCTCTCCGGGCTTGGTCGGTTCAGCCGCCTTGGCCGGCTCTTGCGGCTGGCCGGGGTGGGGCTCGCCGAGTTTCGAGGCGTCGGCCGCCTGGGGCCCCTGGGCCGGCTGCTCATAGAGCGGCGCGGGTTCCCGGGACAGGGTCGTGTGGCTGACCTTGGAGCGCACTTGCGGCTTTTCAAAGGGCAGGGGCGGTGGGGCGGTTTTGTCCGTCACCGGCGCGGTCTCGGCTGTTTTTTTCTTGGGCGCGGGCTTTTCCTGGACCATGGCCTGCTGCATGGAGTCGGCCACGCGCTCGTAGCGGTTGAGGTCCACGTGGGACACGGCCACGATGAGCAGGAAAAAGCACAACAGCAGCGTCATCATGTCGGCCAGGGAGATGGGCCAAAGGTCCTCGTCCTCGTGACGGCGCTTGCGCAGATCGGACAGCTTGAACATGGCGGCCTAGGCGTCCTGGCCGAAGCCTTCGCCGGCTTCGGCGCGGTCGATGGAGGCCCAGCGGCGCGGCGGCAGATAGGCCTTGAGCTTGTCCAGCACGATGGCGGCCGGGGTCTTGTCCTTGATAAACAGCGTGCCGTCGCGAATGACGCACATGAGGATCACGCGCTCCTCGATGCGCTTTTCCACCTTGATGGCGATGGGCAGGAAAATGAGGTTGGACAGCAGGATGCCGTACAGGGTGGTGGTCAGGGCCACGGCCATGTGGGCGCCGAGGTTGCCCAGGCCCACGCTCATGGACTGCATCATGCCGATAAGGCCGATAAGCGTGCCGATGATG is from Solidesulfovibrio magneticus RS-1 and encodes:
- a CDS encoding response regulator, with the protein product MNRPKATLCIAERNANIRELLRREFAREGYGVVTAGSGAEVLMRLASPVGVDLLVLDDEIADPDGGSLVPLLTRLYPDLAVVLHVYAGADAAGLGHRQVEKGGDFERLKAAVGEVLGAQVQAK
- a CDS encoding sigma-54-dependent transcriptional regulator, yielding MAQILIVDDDHQLRQSFERLLAAEGHDVRAASSGEAGIAAVREAVPDAVVMDVRMSGISGLEAYAAMREIEPRLPVIIMTAYGTTEIAIEATKMGAYDYILKPFDIPEILKLIDKAVAAGRSMRSRVAVGVDAEAATEAIIGQSPAMQELYKAIGRAAPTDATVLVRGESGAGKELVARAVYQHSLRADKPFLVINCVAIPETLLESELFGYEKGAFTGAAGRKVGKIEQANHGTVFLDEIGDMPMAIQAKLLRLLQEKNVERLGGRQVIPVDVRIIAATNRDLEAAVRQGQFREDLYYRLKVVTLALPPLRERPGDIPLLVRYFLSRHAREMGQSDPGVSPEAMAKLTAHDWPGNVRELGNVLKKALIFSRGAPLSPDEVRKALGAPLRQGAEAATGEDGDPIAETIRRELASGRDGLFEELMDRFGHMVIRLALEATGGNRSQAARLLGLSRPTLIAKIEKYGLRIESRIS
- a CDS encoding ATP-binding protein; amino-acid sequence: MPNASAKSRKSLTAKLGLRARVYLLLGGLLLVNMVGPVIMILYASMARDLYTTTADKDLAALTAAHELENALLNQKGYATYYYLSQDPAWLAKLDESRRAFELWLDRIGEDRTNPEASALVEDIALAYRRYADAKDGVIALYRQDRADDAKKQHWGLREDFDGLRERCDRYKAYYRERMRHTSQVYLERTDLVMGVAVMGVVLNASLGFFLAYVLVGQILDPIRRLAWGEAGKDVAAGLSDEVKAIGQKFRDLEKDVDQAHLDLEQSRDHLMQSEKLAMAGKLAAGVAHTIRNPLTSVKMRLFSLERGLKLDASQQEDFEVIAEEIGHIDTIVRNFLEFARPPKLVAQPVSLSAVVDTTLTLLRHRLESYDVSVTVERSRRLPEISADPDQLKEALVNLVLNACEAMVEGGSIVIREETGVIEPYGRVVALRVSDDGPGIPPPLIDRVFQPFFTTKGEGSGLGLAIVRRIVEEHGGWITVMSPETRGTTFTMVFPYEGERGWHRS
- a CDS encoding methyl-accepting chemotaxis protein, which produces MGVRSKLYLLLGVCVLGFACLFAADQVGSHYTERYQNLEELAANAYVEVLQVRREEKNFLLRHDPSTVSAVSQHIGKVRANVEDILRRDNTLAGEAGQALAELTAYGKSFDELAAIEKAKGFTEHEGIMRDFVYAARDLDDKFAPIADKDFQILLLTIRRHEKNWQLRDETSYVVKVQDGVKKLHAMVAAAEDLSAAQKKGFDAVIDAYQRSFMAYVDASAKAKQVTAAMVESGRKLMPPFEKIEKHYADKRHETDDIVDRAQVAVEVGLAVVVLLVILWIVRGISNSLAALGAYSRKVASGDLEAKPAGRFEAEFAALRDDTTAMVDNLKVQMRQVEEKQAEAARSAQAAEEAMREAMRKEEELAKTLSCMKTVAEQAADISRRLSGAAQELSSQTEQSAAGVELQRRRVDETASAVTQMNSTILEIAANAGQAAKNAETTRDNAVAGAEVVKQAGESMTAVNGIAVALKGDMGHLGQEAQSIGEVVGVINDIADQTNLLALNAAIEAARAGDAGRGFAVVADEVRKLAEKTMVATKEVESRIRAIQEAAGRNIRGMDEAVAAVTEANALAGRSGQAILAIVGNADATSGAVQSIAASAEEQSAASEQISRAITEISGVAEDNVAGVEATSRAAHALAAMAEELGRLIVTLGGDACGGPAALPEARSGVKALPGARSGKKALPS
- a CDS encoding alpha/beta fold hydrolase; translation: MTTARLVKRPKHAIAAGLIWLALLLLTATGQALAQPSQTAAESLGADATAAPHHLAASPDRPLDSLVMGQGPTLVLLTGYAMTKEMWDAGLIDALARGHRLVLLDYRGMGETPLGEAADISLASMADDVVRTMAGLEIEKAHILGWSMGGMVAQEIALSRPEAVCSLTLLGTSGEFASVRPAADRLGAMGPEDILASMFPAAWSAAHPEAAGRVRPRTRPLDLAAVSRQYAAMLGWPGLAGRLGKTSPPVLILAGSDDWVCPLRLSEALRDSYAAVPGSNVRLEVLENGSHWMMHQFPDALSAAVVDFIARRPCPDAQRKQP
- a CDS encoding OmpA family protein codes for the protein MFKLSDLRKRRHEDEDLWPISLADMMTLLLCFFLLIVAVSHVDLNRYERVADSMQQAMVQEKPAPKKKTAETAPVTDKTAPPPLPFEKPQVRSKVSHTTLSREPAPLYEQPAQGPQAADASKLGEPHPGQPQEPAKAAEPTKPGEPAKTPEAAKPGEQPKGTEPAKADATADATAEKAPKPGEERTGPTRKSLDDIRKELSGKLDVTAGAVEVRPRDNGVELNLRGAAFFDLASAEVKPGGIPLLRDIAATLAGTPYKVTVEGHTDNLPMESWLYPSNWELSSARASRVARFLIDHGVARDHLRVEGLADTQPVAPNTDPAGRSIPENQARNRRVVILVSP